The region CCAGACCAACCCGCTTCCTGTTCCTCTGGGACCCTGGAAGGTATCCAGTGATTGCTTACACGGGATTGTTAGGCGAGATAACAATAACATAGTTATGTAGAAGTAAAATCCAATGCTGAGACAGCATGTCCATTATACTCCTCCGTATCTGTCTTTTATCCTGAACTCGTTCCAATGAGGAGATCACATTATAGAACAGCATTACCAAAAATGACTAAAAAGAGAGACTTGTGTTTATTTATTGTATTTCTTGTCAGTGACTCAAATAGTTTCTTATGTTTGGCACCAAGAACAAGAAAGCATGAGACTAGCGAAACAAAATAACCATTCATCATTCTTATCGGACTTAAGTAGGAAAGAACAGCAAAAGCAGTAGGTTATAGCATTCACAAATCCCATATCTGCATTATTAGAATAACACAATAGCAAGGCTCACCCAACAGGAACATTAGATCGCTACAGGTAACACGGTGTTATATTAGCTCTAATGGGGCATtatcttaaagggcttgtacagaattaaaaaaaaactccctgGCTGCTTTCTTCCTTAAACACTACAGCACCCATCCATTAtgtgtatctggtattgcagcgccactgaattgaagttaatggggctgagctgtaataccacaatCAGCCTGTAGACAGGTGTAGTGCTgtctctggaagaaagcagccatacttCTCCAACCCCCTTTAAATAGGAAAATTgaatgatcttaaaggggttatcccaaaatctaaagttatccctatCACTGCACGGgggtcctcctcactgcaggaagtgCGATTCTGCTCCaatcactttcagtgggactgttggaaatagccgagtacaaACACTTGGCAATTTCCATTGGAATAAACGGAGTGGTGAATGCTCATGtatggccagcactccattcagcctgacgtcactgcaggtgggagaagaAAGGGAtataggacccctgttctcagaatcAATGgggtgggacccccactgatcatagatTAATCCCCTTTAAGCTTTTACAAGGGTTAAGATATGGCCCACATAGAGAAGGCTACTCAAAGTTTTGGAAACACTCGCTACAGTGCAACACAATATTTCCTTGCAATGAACACATCCGTGGCCTAACAGATACACCCCAAATCTCCTATTGTACCACAGATGATATATACTTAttcttgtaatatatatatatatatatatatatatatatatatatatataattttttttctccaccatAAGTTATGGTCTTCTATTCAGAATGGAAAGAAGGCCTAACTGTGCTATACCCAAGATATGATTCAGATTTCTCTTACAGATCACAGTATACGATCAAGAGAATTTCCAAGGAAAAAGGATGGAATTTACTTCTTCCTGTGCAAACATCATGGAGTGTGGTTATGACAACATTAGGTCTCTAAAAGTGGAATGTGGAGCGTAAGTACGGCAATATAGGATTCCTTTTAAAGGCTTCTCAAGACAATCATCTTACTCTAAAGTTTGCATAGTATAGTAGTAGATAGCTTGCTAATGACTCTATTCATATTTATGCAGCTGGATTGGATATGAGCACACAAGTTTCTGCGGTCAGCAGTTTGTCCTGGAGAGAGGAGAGTACCCCCGCTGGGATGCTTGGAGTGGCAGCAATGCCTATCACATTGAGCGCCTGATGTCTTTCCGCCCAATCTGTTCTGCTGTGAGTGCAAAGATCGTCTAAACAAATATCCAAATGCCCTCTATGAAAATGACTTGGAATACTATAACGCATTTCCTCCTGTGGTTCCTAGTATAAGCAAACTTTTTGGAAGTTTTCTGTACTTCACATCTGCCGTTTTCTTTGCAGAATCATAAGGAATCCAAACTGGTCATCTTTGAGAAAGAGAACTTCATTGGACGCCAATGGGAGATGTGCGATGACTATCCTTCTCTGCAAGCAATGGGCTGGGGCAACAATGAAGTTGGATCCATGAAGGTTCAATGTGGCGCGTAAGTACTTGGAAATAGTTTTAAATGTATTAAAGTTTTTACTTTGATTTTCTTACACCTGCCTATTTATTGCAGCTGGGTGTGCTACCAATACCCTGGCTACCGTGGCTATCAGTACATTATGGAATGTGACCACCATGGAGGTGAATACAAGCACTGGAGAGAATGGGGCTCTCATGCCCAGACCTTCCAGATCCAGTCTATCCGCCGCATCCAGCAGTAAAGGGCCAAGACTCTACTGTCACTTACCCTTGCCGTGTTTGCGAGAGGTTACCGTTCACAGGCTTTCTGTGGTGCTACCAATCTCTTTTAATGCTAATCTAGAGGATACAGCAACCTTTTATTGTACTGTGAATGCAGGTTGGGAAAATTACTTATTAATTGTACCAACtgcgaaaataaaaaataaatgtacttcagaaaaacagCGAAGATTTCAGTTCTCCTTTCTTTGCTTCATTGTAAGAACTCTGCAGAGACAAAGTGCATCTTGTGCTTGGAAAGTATGAATTTTAAAAGGTACAGCACATGCTGTTGTGACATTGTGTCAAATGCCAAGATTTGCTTCCATGGAATGTGGGAATGAATAATTGAGTCAGGAATGAATAAGTAATATAATATTAATGATCTTAATAACAAATCTACATTAGCAGAAGACAGCTGCATTGAAAATGTTCACTTATTATATCCTTATTCTCTAAGGTCACAGTGAATGGTGAGACAAGGcagaaaatggtatcaataaaggggttgtccaattgtaaattatggatggcttatcctcaggatagatcaagaATAGTAGATCAGCTGGGTCTATTGCATAGGACATCTGCCAATCAGCTGGTCAACAGGCTGGTGTGCTAGTttcggcaggaagcagacagttctgtccTCACTACAGTGGcctagtttggtattgcaggcccatCCATTTCAGTGGGAAccaagcctgcaataccaatcctggccactgcagtgaatagagctgtttgtttcctgcagaaatcaacttagTGCACAAGCTcaatggcccagagaacag is a window of Eleutherodactylus coqui strain aEleCoq1 chromosome 4, aEleCoq1.hap1, whole genome shotgun sequence DNA encoding:
- the CRYBA1 gene encoding beta-crystallin A3; amino-acid sequence: MEIPAVQTEREDITSEKMAQTNPLPVPLGPWKITVYDQENFQGKRMEFTSSCANIMECGYDNIRSLKVECGAWIGYEHTSFCGQQFVLERGEYPRWDAWSGSNAYHIERLMSFRPICSANHKESKLVIFEKENFIGRQWEMCDDYPSLQAMGWGNNEVGSMKVQCGAWVCYQYPGYRGYQYIMECDHHGGEYKHWREWGSHAQTFQIQSIRRIQQ